In Rhineura floridana isolate rRhiFlo1 chromosome 6, rRhiFlo1.hap2, whole genome shotgun sequence, one genomic interval encodes:
- the LOC133386469 gene encoding uncharacterized protein LOC133386469: protein MRASASASIFSRASMMWLDDLLEDDNPDPVAFKRALLKLRKTAAFVADATLDATQLGARAMTTQIVARRTLWLRHWQADSAARLNLSKAPYSGSLLFGEEALKAVLVDPKDAHKPVLATIKNIDHRPLRRFPSFRSNQPFRGTRPGGRGRDFRPYDSNAFRGSWNRRPQGRDLRLAGQLRQKPSPTNPTPTTSWGNVGHPAGNGLPVSRSHHCHHKHRKVPDATNIRRRHASRQSARDVYLHNPHCTLGSSSHSAPSVDSVAFSKRHCQLQPSQSSFEPRSAPLLPLVDQGSTRLQGHVVQRTPQNRRDHRRQPHRLGSPLQLPVCSGGLAQRRASSKHQLAGTKGCPLGSMSFSVSVPFASCAHSNRQHVCKITFEQTRGHQVSSSAGLSLPHLCLGRTTSTIPESRAPQRDFECDSRLAQQTTGLPGRMETSSSHFPSSPVSVRRPLSRPVCFQSQLPASQILCPIPGLNSRSSGCSDNTVARRSIVRLSSHTIVSQNLEEGANRKGTAGSDSTILATPSVVLRSSGNVNDGPLDTSSNARPLIPGSSTAPGPYLAQSNSVAFERRHLRSAGLM, encoded by the exons atgcgtgcctctgcctcagcctccatcttctccagagcatctatgatgtggctggatgaccttctagaggacgataaccctgatcctgtcgccttcaaaagagcactattgaagttacgtaagacagcagcctttgtggccgatgccactttggatgccacccaattaggggcacgagccatgacgactcaaatagtcgctcgtcgcaccctctggcttcgccactggcaagctgattcagcggctagattgaacctgtccaaggctccttactccggatctctactcttcggtgaggaagctctaaaggcagttctggttgatccaaaagacgcccacaaaccggttctagccacaatcaagaacatcgaccacaggcccctcaggcgatttccctcctttcgttctaaccagccctttcgaggaacgcgaccaggaggacgaggccgcgatttcagaccctatgattccaacgcattcaggggctcctggaaccgacgcccccagggcagag acctacggctggctggtcaacttcgacaaaagccatctccaaccaacccaacgcctactacatcttggggcaatgttggacaccctgcaggcaatggtcttcctgtctccagatcgcatcactgccatcacaagcatcgcaaggtccctgatgcaacaaacatccgcagacgtcatgcttctcgccagagcgctcgggatgtttatctccacaatccacattgtaccctgggctcgagctcacactcggccccttcagtggactctgttgccttttcaaaaagacattgccagctccaaccatcgcaaagttcgtttgagccccgctctgcgcctctccttccgctggtggaccaaggttcaacacgtctccaagggcacgtcgttcagagaaccccgcagaaccgtcgtgaccacagacgccagcctcataggttggggagcccactgcaactcccagtatgttcagggggtttggcccaacgcagagcgagctcgaagcatcaactggctggaactaaaggctgtccacttggctctatgtcattttcagtctctgttccctttgcatcatgtgctcattcgaacagacaacacgtgtgtaaaatcacatttgaacagacaagggggcaccaggtctcgtcctctgcaggacttagcctccctcatctttgtctgggcagaacaacatctacaatccctgaaagcagagcacctcaaagggattttgaatgtgacagcagactggctcagcagacaacaggtcttcccgggagaatggaaacttcatccagccattttccatcgtctccagtgtcggttcggcgccctctcagtcgacctgtttgcttccagtcacaattgccagcttcccagatactttgcccgatacctggactcaacagcagaagcagtggatgctctgacaacaccgtggccagacggtctattgtacgcctttcctcccataccattgttagccaaaaccttgaggaaggcgcgaaccgaaagggcacagctggttctgatagcaccattttggccacgccgtccgtggttctcagatcttctggcaatgtcaatgatggacccttggacacttccagtaacgccagacctcttatcccagggtccagtactgcaccaggaccctacttggctcaatctaacagcgtggcgtttgaacggagacacttgaggtcagctggact GATgtag